In one Tripterygium wilfordii isolate XIE 37 chromosome 22, ASM1340144v1, whole genome shotgun sequence genomic region, the following are encoded:
- the LOC119991258 gene encoding protein TIC 100: MANEDSDNPADSQQQEEQEDTNQEQEDQNEVDEDDVKWSSSSSSNSDSDYGSDYESYSDYDYTTESQQQEQQQADPLLSNIRRGRGPQDTEDNTPEANFRRYAEVLDSSVREWEEEEDREYEYYEDLYNFPKDPENWREEDLKELWADAPVGMTKPGWDPVWADEEDWEVVNEEIREGRDPPIAPFYVPYRKPYPVIPDNHYDISNPKAVIEELDRIEEFLKWVSYIFPDGSSYEGTVWDDLAHGKGVYVDEIGLVRYEGEWLRNDMEGHGVVEVDIPEMEPLPGSELEKKMRAEGHVFSRDFLPPEDKEWLEMDIEDSVQLAGGNYEIPFYERDTWIKEFGRKPEKGRYRYAGQWKQGRMHGCGIYEVNERSIYGRFYFGELLEEDDDYGCDEETSTLHAGIAEVAAAKARMFVNKPDGMVREQRGPYSDPQHPYFYEEDDVWMAPGFINQFYEVPDYWKTYVHDVDQERELWLNSFYKAPLRLPMPAELEYWWSKEEEPEFVLINKEPEADPEDPSKLVYTEDPLILHTPTGRIINYVDDEKHGIRLFWQPPLKDGEEPDPERVELLPLGFDEFYGRDTTEKKESKWKRLVMAIENTCKPVFDKLDKWTEEKKKDSEMKIKLYEKELELIEAELCLEEAIEDMDEELKMQEEEEAAEMDYPEEEDISSSTKEDISASTKDDISASAKEDEKSYPQDEDEEEEEEEEDFGEPSNFGSVTTDQEPEKKEQKGNKPGDSPFSASSLSFASRSFVSSVPSMLRKPMLLWKKHKCPPRPIYLSHVEDFNGTLKTFDFVSFPRELGVKGGLRAKRPANVKSQARKHSSEAISPLRSLSRHLLHPSALVSHKSFPKVSRTRNSTLQHAAPKTHLDSILSLHLPLYGMEPPQHAIVCEPLQAFSEVK; encoded by the exons ATGGCGAATGAGGACTCAGATAATCCAGCTGACTCGCAACagcaagaagaacaagaagacacaaatcaagaacaagaagaccAAAACGAAGTAGACGAAGATGACGTGAAATggtcctcttcttcttcttctaattctGATTCTGACTATGGTTCCGATTACGAATCTTACTCCGACTATGATTACACTACAGAATCCCAACAACAGGAACAACAACAAGCTGACCCGCTTCTCTCCAATATCCGGCGGGGCCGGGGGCCTCAAGACACCGAGGACAACACTCCCGAGGCCAACTTCCGGCGATACGCCGAAGTCTTGGATAGCAGCGTGCGGGAgtgggaagaggaagaggaccGCGAATACGAGTACTATGAGGACCTATATAACTTCCCTAAAGACCCTGAGAATTGGCGGGAGGAGGATCTCAAGGAGCTCTGGGCGGACGCTCCAGTCGGCATGACCAAGCCTGGGTGGGACCCGGTTTGGGCAGACGAGGAGGACTGGGAGGTGGTTAATGAGGAGATTCGCGAAGGCAGAGACCCTCCCATTGCGCCATTCTATGTACCCTACAGGAAGCCTTATCCTGTCATACCCGACAACCATTACGATATATCTAATCCCAAAGCAGTCATCGAAGAGTTGGATAGGATTGAGGAGTTTCTCAAATGGGTCAGCTACATTTTTCCCGATGGAAGCTC gtACGAGGGCACTGTTTGGGATGACTTGGCTCATGGCAAGGGAGTCTATGTTGACGAAATCGGTCTGGTCAG GTATGAAGGTGAATGGCTACGTAATGACATGGAGGGTCATGGTGTGGTTGAAGTTGATATTCCTGAAATGGAACCCCTACCAGGCTCCGA GCTTGAGAAAAAAATGCGTGCTGAAGGGCACGTCTTCTCAAGAGACTTCTTACCCCCTGAAGACAAAGAATGGCTGGAAATGGATATTGAAGATAGTGTTCAACTTGCAGGAGGGAACTATGAGATCCCGTTTTATGAGAGAGATACATGGATCAAAGAATTTGGGAGGAAACC GGAAAAGGGTCGGTACCGATATGCTGGCCAGTGGAAGCAAGGCAGAATGCATGGATGTGGTATTTATGAAGTCAACGAGCGTTCCATATAT GGTAGGTTCTACTTTGGGGAGCTTTTGGAAGAGGATGATGATTATGGCTGCGACGAGGAAACTTCTACG CTCCATGCAGGTATAGCAGAAGTAGCTGCTGCAAAGGCTCGGATGTTTGTTAACAAGCCAGATGGAA TGGTCAGAGAACAAAGGGGTCCGTATAGTGATCCTCAACACCCTTATTTCTACGAAGAAGATGACGTGTGGATGGCACCAGGCTTCATTAACCAATTTTATGAA GTCCCTGATTATTGGAAAACATATGTGCATGACGTTGATCAGGAAAGAGAATTGTGGTTAAATTCTTTCTATAAAGCTCCGCTAAGATTACCCATGCCTGCCGAGCTCGAGTATTGGTGGTCTAAAG AAGAGGAACCCGAATTTGTCCTTATCAACAAGGAACCAGAAGCTGACCCTGAAGATCCATCAAAGCTTGTATATACAGAAGATCCCCTTATTCTGCACACTCCAACTGGAAGGATAATCAACTATGTTGATGATGAGAAACATGGAATCCGTTTATTTTGGCAGCCTCCTTTGAAAGACGGAGAGGAGCCAGATCCAGAGAGGGTAGAGTTGCTTCCCCTTGGTTTTGATGAGTTCTATGGACGCGATACCACTGAGAAGAAGGAAAGTAAGTGGAAGCGACTTGTTATGGCAATTGAAAACACATGCAAGCCAGTATTTGATAAGTTAGACAAATGGactgaggaaaagaagaaagatagtGAGATGAAAATTAAGCTTTATGAAAAGGAACTTGAACTTATTGAGGCTGAATTGTGTTTAGAAGAAGCCATTGAGGACATGGATGAAGAGTTGAAGATGCAAGAGGAAGAGGAGGCAGCAGAAATGGATTATCCTGAGGAAGAAGATATTTCCTCATCGACGAAAGAAGATATTTCTGCATCAACCAAAGATGATATTTCTGCATCAGCCAAAGAGGATGAGAAATCTTATCCTCAAGATGAAgacgaggaagaggaagaggaggaggaggattttGGTGAACCATCAAATTTTGGGTCAGTGACCACCGATCAGGAGCCAGAGAAAAAAGAGCAGAAAGGAAACAAACCTGGGGACTCACCTTTTTCTGCATCATCTCTTTCATTTGCTTCTCGTAGCTTTGTCTCATCA GTTCCTTCTATGCTGCGTAAACCAATGTTATTGTGGAAGAAACATAAATGTCCACCGAGGCCTATCTATTTGTCACATGTTGAGGATTTCAATGGCACCTTGAAGACGTTTGATTTTGTTAGTTTTCCTCGAGAGCTTGGCGTAAAAGGGGGCTTGAGAGCTAAAAGGCCAGCTAATGTGAAGTCTCAAGCTAGAAAACACTCATCGGAGGCAATATCCCCATTACGTTCCCTGTCTCGTCACCTGTTACATCCTTCAGCTTTGGTGAGCCATAAAAGTTTTCCAAAAGTTTCAAGAACGCGTAATTCTACTTTGCAGCATGCAGCACCCAAGACACATTTGGACAGCATATTATCTTTGCACTTGCCGCTGTATGGTATGGAACCTCCTCAACATGCAATTGTATGCGAACCTCTGCAGGCTTTCTCTGAAGTAAAATAG